The Rhinolophus sinicus isolate RSC01 linkage group LG07, ASM3656204v1, whole genome shotgun sequence genomic interval CCAGCAGGCAGCTTCTCAAATTTTCATGGAACTCCTTACTATCGTCCACATAACTTAGAAATTCAGGAGGATTACTATTTCAGGTAGGAGTAAATGAGACATTGAGAAGGTAAGGTAAAAGCTTCATGTTCCAGCCACTAAATCTTTTAACAGTGGGCTCCATAGACAGAAAGGAACCTCCTGAAATTACACTAAAGAGTTAATAAATGGTCTCTGGAGGAAGCACATTTGATttcaattgaattttttaaatctagttttattgtttcaattaTTCATGTTCATTGTTTACAACATTGATTAGAATTACCAACCATTGCTTTACAACTACTATTACCAGCTACTAAGGCAACCACTTTCCAAGTCTTGTTTTTGGGTATTTCATAGTCATTGACAAGCTTCTGGATTTTGACTAATAGTAAAGCTTCTGGATTTTTCAGCTTGAGGTATTATTTGATGTCCTACTTTGGAAGATGAGAATTTAAAGCAGTTTTCACTCTGGCCCTCATGAGACAATCATTTTTGTATAGAATATTTTCTGATGTATACGTTATTTTGTCTATGTCAATGTCATTTACTTGTAATACACAATGATtgcattttgttcatttcatATTCCTGTAGTTCATAGTTGCCTTatatttctcatttgcttttgtctttcaatttaaatacatttagcTTTCTACCACTTTGATTTTGCTGACTACTCCCAGGGACCTGCCTGACCTCCAACATAGGCAGGTTGTTCACTAAGCCAGCAGTTCAGGTATCTTGGGGATATCTTTTgcatcttttgtttttccatttggtgATTGTGCCTTGTTGGAAAACGTCCTTCAGTAGCTTCCTAATCAGGGTGCTTAGGAAACAAATTTTTTGAGAACTTCGTCTGAATAACTGTTGACAACCAATGAGAAGAGCAATAATTGCACAAAACCAAATTGGCTTAAGTCCTTTCTCAACATACATGGTAGATAATAATGTAGAGGtattcttttatatgtttaaagGAAAAGAGTAATACCATAATCAAGTGTCTACCATTCAACTTAAGAAATATacctgtaaaaacaaaaaaacaaaacaaaatatacttgTAACTTAAAAGCCCCCCGTGCCTTTACTCAATTGCATTCTATTTCCTCCCTAGAACCAAAAGTTTTTCCCAATTTGGGGCTTTATATAAAAGGAACCATACAACAGAGATTTCTCTCTGACTTGCTATTTTCTCTGAGTGTTATGTTGAGTTTCATCCATACTGATAGATGTAGCtttgtgttttttcattgctACGTGGGATGTAGTTTCTACAGTTAATATGAGGGTCTGTGTGACATTTTCCTTTGCCAGAGGAACAGCTTTCTCTAATTCCCAACTATATTGGAAGGAAGAAATCACTGGTTTCTTATTGAAAGAACCGTGGAATGCAAACTGCTAATTTGGAAAGAGAAGTACTGGTTGctatgaaggaaaacaaagcagggaacTGATAGTGTTGGGACAATTTCAAGTTGGGTAGCTGAGGAAGGCCTTATTGAGAAACTGGACTGTGAGGTAAGCATTGAAACTATGCAGAGCTGATAGAAGAGGTTCAGGTAgagggaatagcaagtgcaaagccATGAGGAAGAATTAATATCTGGTCTCTACGGTAGGAATTGTAAGCAGTTCAGCGAGTAAATAAGTGGGAGAGTAATAGGAAATAAGGTCAAGAAGCAATAGGGGTCTAGACAGTGTAGTGTCTGGGATATAATTGCAGGGATTCCCAAGTGAGATGGGAAATGACTGGTGTGTTTTGAGCAGAAGAATggcatatttatatttcaaaggatcactctggcttcTGTTGAGTATAGACTATATGGAGCAAGGTTAGaaccaggaaaacaaagaaggagACTTGGAATAATCCAAGAGAGAGATAATAGTTCTTAAACCAGGGAGGTAGTGGTGGAGTTGGCAATATGTTTAAAGGAAAAGAGTAATACCATAATCAAGTGTCTACCATTCAACTTAAGAAATatacctgtaaaaaaaaaaaaaaaaggaagtaaggTAGTGGTGGAGTTGGTAAGTAGTCACATTCTAGGTTTATTGTGTAAGTTTTTTTTTATGGATCAAACACTGATATTTTAGTccaagcaggaaaaacaaaactgtccTTTGCATTTCAGTCGTACACCTCACCAGTTACAGCTTTTCAAATACTGTTTCTCCTTTACCCATTGGTAACAATTGCAACAAGCAAGTAGAGGATTCCATAAGCCTGCAGTCAATCACAGCTCAGTCACTCCCCCTTCTCTTATCTAAAGCCAGGCTCAATAGCTTAGTCAAGAAAATAGCCACAGTTGAAAGGCACAGAATAATTTCTGTGAGAAGTTTCCTgattgaaaaatctgatggtataCATCCAGCATCCCTGCCTTGCCCCTGCCAGTTTCTGGCTACTAAATATTCCCCCACCAACGTTGTGTCCCCAAAAATCAtctattttccccatttcccacAAACCATCAGGCTTATTCCCAATTGTCCCCTTGCTCAGACCatacagaataaaaatagaaatcagtaaTGGATAACTGGAGAATcctcagatatttaaaaatcaaataatgcacttctaaataacccatgggtcaGAGTTAAGTCTCAGGGAAATTAAACTAAGGCTGTGGAATAGCAGAAAGAGCATGCATTTGAAATCCCAAACTATGTTGGTCTTTATGCTGGTTACTAATTTATTGCctctcaattttatcttttcaaagaatcagttttggttttgttgattttctccattttttccaatttttaaattcatatttctgCTCAAATTTTATTCTGCTTGCTTtatgtttaatttgcttttttatctAGTTTCTTAATACAAAAGCTCGTGTTACtaattttagatctttttttctaatacatttaaTGCTATagatttccctgaaaatattGCTTCGACTAACCCCCATAAACATggctgtattttcatttacttcaaaaacgtgtttttttttaaatttccctgagACTTAACTCTGACCCATGGGTTATTTAAAAGtgcattatttgatttttaaatatctgaggATTCTCCAGTTATCCAttactgatttctatttttattctgaatGGTCTGAGAATGTATTTTGTgtgatttctatttaaatttgttaaggctTGTTTTATGGTCCAtgatatggtctatcttggtgattGCTCCTAGTAAGCCAGCCTGACAGAATTTTTGATTATAGTTTTGTggtcttttctctttggaaaacatAAGATTAGGATGTGCTGTTTCAGAATCCAGAAACAGATTTTATCTTGAATTGATAGTTTTGTAGGCCATTTTGTGACAAAAGCCTGCTGCAgagtttttatcatttattaccTGTTGTGGAGAATTTTAATATCACTTAGTAATTGTCAATCTGACTAACACattctctctgctctcccttAGATCTTTGAGTATGAAAACATgatctaaattttttttcatttagtttgtgTAATATcctattctttatattttcaggcTTTTGTCATTCCGGGTGTCATGTTGGGTCTCTGCTctggctccccacataagaacgcaggacatggtgaggccaaaaaggaacacccacggatcataggcaggggagtcgtaccactacagtctcgctggtggctgggttggagacacaggaagcaggagccacacaattcacAACCtactgtccacttgtctctgccaaccaacctcacctGCTAGCttcaatccgccgtgctaactgcaatccgcgcttgttagctcagccaccatcttcttgctagtcccccttttgctgctagcatagccacagcagttatattagtgggcaatggctcactggttacagctgacagccaactagccacagctgatggccatgcaatcacagttgatggccatttactacctgagccagcacctttccacgagagggcgagagcctggaaactgcactccgggctctgtccccacagttttcAAGGCTGCAGCCTGTTCATTTTCCAACAAGAACATCAATTGGCTCCAAACCAGAATTTAATCTCCCTCTAATATTCTGTGCTCTTAATGTAGTTTTTGCTTAATGCCCCTTGCCCAATCTAACAAAAGGTGAGCCGAGTGGGAGATTGTATCGCAGACAAAAACTGTCTAGGTCCTTCTCACAAAAAAGGGTGAACACCATAGTatttccctccctgcctttttCTCCCGCTCATACTTATTTGGAGTTGCTTGGCAATTTCAGTGATCTATCCGGGTATTGCTACTAAAATTCCTCTCTCGGCAGAGTGAGCAGCAGACAAGGCAGGGAGAGAAAGTATTTTTCAGGTTGGGACAAAAGTAATCAcagtttaaaaggtgaaaaaaaaaatattgcaaaaccgcaattacttttgcaccaacctaatagctccTCTCGGTTCCAAGAGGGACGGCAGTTGTGCGGGTGTGGTCATCAGTGGGCCATTGAGAAACAGGCACAGTCGGGGTTGCTGTGCCTCATCATGAAGTCTGTCAGGGGGACCCACACAATGCTCTGAGCCGCAAACAGTGCTGACCGAGCTGGCTGCACGGCCAGCTCTCCAGTCCCTGGGTCCAGATTGAAGAGACACACAACAGCTCTTCTGCCCACACCGTGTACCTTTTCTTCCACGTTCCTGGTTCCTCGCACTGCGGGTAGTCTATACACTAATCCCAGAATTCCAGAAACACTTTACAGTTATTCTCCACTTCTCCATGTGTTCCCACAACATCTCTAATGCTAttgaagcaaaaattttaaaaaatagaaaacaaaaaaaaactttcttcaTGTACGTTAAGTCAaataggcattttaaaaatgttggtgcTACATTCACGGAGAGTTGTACAAAATTCTAACCACTGTCCATAAATtacaggaggaaaatgaggcaaaatCACAGTTCATCCTTCATAATCTCTTATGGCACAGATTGTAAGAGGTTTAGCATCACATCCGATGCAGAAGTATGGCTTTAGTACTTCAGAAAACTTATCCATGAAAGAATGGATGTGAGACCTGTCATTCAAACTATAAAACGAAATCTGACCCAACTCATAGTCCAGGTAAATGCCAACTCCTGTGGGCTTTTCCTTCAGCACAAGAGTGACAGGAACACACGATCGTGCCACATAGTCACCATTCTGCAGCTGAATTGTCCAGCATTTGTTGTGCTCTGACGGGGGATGCTTTCTCTTCCTGGAAAGGGAGTCTTTACAAACCCCCACAGCCCACTGGGGCTTGTCACCCACCTGGACCTCCCAGTAATGTCGGCCACAGTTGAACCCTTCAGAACCTAGGACAACTGGATCAACCGTAAATCTCTTTGGATTCCGAGGAaacctttgttttttcctcataaaTGTCACAGACTTTTTATCGTCAGACACAAGCAGATCAGGATGTGCTGTCTCATGATCCAGAGTCacttcttttctgaatttctgtaTAATTTTCTTCAGAGCTGAAAACTGTGGAGGAAGGCTGCATCCTTCTCTCCTTAACTGGATCCAATAGACAGCTGGGGGTTTCAGGCTTTCACACGTGTGGAGGACACTCTTGATATCCGTCAGCAATTTCACATCGGACATCACACTCCTCTCAGCCACCTCCTTTAGTAGACCTTTGAGGGTGGAAATGTGCTCTGAAAATGCCGTTATGTTTGCACTGAGTTTCTCTTGAATGTCCTTCTCGTCTTCAACCAGCCTCAAGACAACTGCCTCTTCTTCATGTTCTACAGATCGCATCAGATGCTCAAGTTCAGACGCTAATTTCCATCTCCTGTTTTGCACCTTCTCTCTCAGTTCTACTAGTTTTCTGTCTTGCGTGGCTACTAGTTTCTGAACATCTGCCACCTGCTTCTTCAGGGGCTCGATGTAACTGCTGAGTCTTTGCCTGTGATCACAGGCGGCCTCCTCCATGGGCCTCACCTGGTGGCCCTGGTGCTCAGGGGGCTGAGTGCACAGGGGACACAACACCTCTAGGTCCTCCTCGCAGAAGAGGCTCAGGACCTGGTGGTGCTTCTCGCACAAGCactcctcttcctgcctcttcttcTTGCTCCTGGTCATCTGCAGGAGCTTGGCAATGTCAATCATCCTTCCCAGCTGGGTGTTGCTCCTCAAGTGCCTCTGTTGGCATGGGTGGCGGCACACAGGGCAAGGGAACCTGTCCCGTACATCAGCCCAGGACTTCTGGATGCAGGAACGACAGAAGTTGTGCCCACATTCGATGGTGACAGGGTCTCTCAGATAATCCAGACAGATGGGACAGTTGACTTCTGCCTGGAGTCCTGCCAGGGCTGCTTCGACCTCCATGGGGCCGTGAAGGAAAGATTGGACTGGGGTGGGTTTTTTTCAGGAGTTTGGGTTCTGTGGGATCTCTCCGCCGAGAAGCAGATGCACCCTCAGATCTCACCGTACTTCCTGTCCTAAATTTTCTTTGTCAATTATGGGCAGCCCTTGATGTCCTATAACGTCCTTAGCTACAGAGGTATGTGCCCAGAGCACCACTGCCCACCTGCAGCCAATCAGAGTCGTTGGAGAACTAGCTGCGCTTGGCAGCTCAGAGGATATTACCATAAGCCAAGCTCAGCAAATCTCCTGGTCAGAAAGCAGTCACGCCTCTTAGGTTTCTATTGGATCCTGGGGATGAGAAAATATAATTCCATGTAATAAAGTCTACTTAGTATTTATCTGGTCACCCTGCTCACTGCCACCTTTGAGCTAACCATGGATCTCTTTCCCCAGCCCTGTAGTCCAGCTACACTCACATCAACCACACTGGGGAAATGTGACTACGTTTGGTACCAGATCCTCTGTCCCTGAGCTAGGTTTCAGCCTTAGTCACATACTCTCTAGGGGACCTGGGGAAAGTACTTAACATTAAGAGAATCAGGCTAGCAAGCCTAAAACCCCCAACTTGAatcatttcaaatttttgaaaaacctcATAGAAGGATTTGGCAATTTTTGGCTTGAAGCGTTTTTTGGCTTAAAACAGTTATTTCTGATAGCACTGAATTCatactatgaggtctgacaattaagttcacgaactcatcctagaaaaagtgctacatacctcattgctgaatatcactatggtcaccttcgaagtactccccttgggaagctatgcaccgatgacactgcctagtccacccttcaaagcaattttggaactctttttctggaatggccaacagagctgtcatcgtattacccttgatgacctgaatgtcatcaaaatgtcttcctttggggccggcccagtgggtcaggcagttagagctccatgctcctaactccgaaggctgccggttcaattcccacatgggccagtgggctctcaaccacaaggttgctggttcaactcctcgactcccgcaagggatggtgggctgtgccccctgcaactagcaacggcaactggacctggagctgagctgtgccctccacaactaa includes:
- the LOC109454201 gene encoding tripartite motif-containing protein 75 — encoded protein: MEVEAALAGLQAEVNCPICLDYLRDPVTIECGHNFCRSCIQKSWADVRDRFPCPVCRHPCQQRHLRSNTQLGRMIDIAKLLQMTRSKKKRQEEECLCEKHHQVLSLFCEEDLEVLCPLCTQPPEHQGHQVRPMEEAACDHRQRLSSYIEPLKKQVADVQKLVATQDRKLVELREKVQNRRWKLASELEHLMRSVEHEEEAVVLRLVEDEKDIQEKLSANITAFSEHISTLKGLLKEVAERSVMSDVKLLTDIKSVLHTCESLKPPAVYWIQLRREGCSLPPQFSALKKIIQKFRKEVTLDHETAHPDLLVSDDKKSVTFMRKKQRFPRNPKRFTVDPVVLGSEGFNCGRHYWEVQVGDKPQWAVGVCKDSLSRKRKHPPSEHNKCWTIQLQNGDYVARSCVPVTLVLKEKPTGVGIYLDYELGQISFYSLNDRSHIHSFMDKFSEVLKPYFCIGCDAKPLTICAIRDYEG